The following are encoded together in the Tamandua tetradactyla isolate mTamTet1 chromosome 14, mTamTet1.pri, whole genome shotgun sequence genome:
- the LOC143656485 gene encoding olfactory receptor 11G2-like has product MNASGREPTNSISHFILLGFPSSPEMQLLFFGLFSVTYTLTLMGNAAIACAVRWDQRLHTPMYILLGNFSFLEICYVSTTVPNMLANFLSTSKSISFVGCFTQFYFFFSFGCDEGFYLCIMAFDRCLAICRPLHYPRIMTKELYTGLIIFAWSGGFILFLGPVLLISQLPYCGPNIINHFICDPVPLMKLSCSVDTTTQFIYSTFNVIFMIGTFLFILCSYALVILTVLQMPSAASKHKAFSTCASHLTVVVLFFGSVSVTYVSPGSGHPAKIQKIVTLFYSVVTPFCNPLIYSLRNKEMKAALRKVFRTEQATHKI; this is encoded by the coding sequence ATGAATGCATCCGGAAGAGAACCTACTAACTCTATTAGCCACTTTATCCTCCTGGGCTTTCCCTCAAGCCCAGAAATGCAGCTCCTCTTCTTCGGACTCTTCTCAGTAACCTACACTCTGACTCTGATGGGAAATGCAGCCATAGCCTGTGCTGTGCGGTGGGACCAGCgccttcacacccccatgtataTCCTCCTGGGGAATTTCTCTTTCCTGGAGATATGTTATGTCTCCACGACTGTCCCTAACATGTTGGCCAACTTCCTCTCCACAAGCAAGTCCATCTCCTTTGTGGGTTGTTTCACacagttctatttcttcttctcttttgggTGTGATGAGGGCTTCTACCTTTGCATCATGGCCTTTGACAGGTGCCTGGCCATTTGCCGTCCCCTGCATTATCCACGCATCATGACTAAAGAGCTGTACACTGGCCTCATCATCTTCGCTTGGTCAGGTGGTTTCATTCTCTTCCTAGGCCCTGTCTTACTCATTTCACAGTTGCCTTATTGTGGCCCAAACATCATCAATCATTTCATATGTGATCCTGTCCCTTTGATGAAGCTGTCCTGTTCTGTAGACACCACAACACAGTTTATTTACTCTACTTTCAATGTTATCTTCATGATTGGCACTTTCCTTTTCATCCTTTGCTCCTATGCTCTGGTGATTCTGACTGTGCTACAGATGCCCTCAGCTGCAAGCAAACACAAGGCTTTCTCCACTTGTGCTTCTCATCTAACTGTGGTGGTCCTGTTTTTTGGCTCTGTTTCTGTGACATATGTTAGCCCTGGTTCAGGACACccagcaaaaatacaaaaaattgtCACCTTGTTTTATTCTGTGGTAACCCCATTCTGTAATCCTCTAATTTATAGCCTTAGGAACAAGGAGATGAAAGCTGCTTTGAGGAAAGTCTTCAGGACTGAACAAGCCACtcacaaaatataa
- the LOC143656486 gene encoding olfactory receptor 11H6-like yields MNASRRETTNSVSHFILLGFPSSPEMQHFFFGLFSVTYTLTLMGNTAIACAVQWDRRLHTPMYILLGNFSFLEMCYVSTTVPNMLANFLSTSKSISFVGCFTQFYFFFSFGCDEALYLCIMAFDRCLAICRPLHYPRIMTKELYTGLVIFAWSGGFILYITPVALISQLPYCGPNIINHFICDPVPLMMLSCSVDTTTQFIYSTFNVIFMIGTFLFILCSYALVILTVLQMSSAASKRKAFSTCASHLTVVVLFFAPLTVMYVSPGSGHPAKIQKFVTLFYSVVTPLCNPLIYSLRNKEMKAALRKILYGLSLSANSANKLTNLPTMWDITSRGVNLTSSVGNDS; encoded by the exons ATGAATGCATCCAGGAGAGAAACTACCAACTCTGTTAGCCACTTTATCCTCCTGGGCTTTCCCTCAAGCCCAGAAATGCAGCACTTCTTCTTCGGACTCTTCTCAGTAACCTACACTCTGACTCTGATGGGAAACACAGCCATAGCCTGTGCTGTGCAGTGGGATCGGCgccttcacacccccatgtacatCCTCCTGGGGAATTTCTCTTTCTTGGAAATGTGTTATGTCTCCACGACCGTCCCTAACATGTTGGCCAACTTCCTCTCCACAAGCAAGTCCATCTCCTTTGTGGGTTGTTTcacacagttttatttcttcttctcttttgggTGTGATGAAGCCCTCTACCTTTGCATCATGGCCTTTGATAGGTGCCTGGCCATCTGCCGTCCCCTGCATTATCCACGTATCATGACTAAAGAGCTATACACTGGTCTCGTCATCTTCGCTTGGTCAGGTGGGTTCATTCTCTACATAACCCCAGTTGCTCTCATTTCACAGTTGCCTTATTGTGGCCCAAACATCATCAATCATTTCATATGTGATCCTGTACCTTTGATGATGCTGTCCTGTTCTGTAGATACCACAACACAGTTTATTTACTCTACTTTCAATGTTATCTTCATGATTGGCacttttctctttatcctttgcTCCTACGCTCTGGTGATTCTGACTGTGCTACAGATGTCCTCAGCTGCAAGCAAACGCAAAGCATTCTCCACTTGTGCTTCTCATCTGACTGTTGTGGTCCTGTTTTTTGCCCCTCTTACAGTGATGTATGTTAGCCCTGGTTCAGGACATCcagcaaaaatacaaaaatttgtGACCTTGTTTTATTCTGTGGTAACACCACTCTGTAATCCTCTAATTTATAGCCTTAGGAATAAGGAGATGAAAGCTGCTTTAAGGAAAATCTT atatggcctctctctctcagctaactctgcaaataaactcactaacctccccactatgtgggacataacttccaggggtgtaaatctgaCCAgcagtgtgggaaatgactcctag